The genomic region ACCGCAGGCGGGTGCCGAAGCCGACCGCGCCGACGTCGGCGGCGATCCGCGTGTACGGTCCGGCGGCGCGCGCGGCTCGCAGCACCGTGTAGCGGGCCGAGAGGTCGGGATCGGTCCAGGCCAGCTCGACGGCGTCGGAGCCACCGGCGGCCCGTAGATCGGTCGCCCTCCGCACGGGACGCGGCACGGACCAGACCACACCGGTGGAGGATGTCACGCTGACGTTGTCGAAGGCTCCGGTTCCGGTCTCCGCGTACTCCTCCGCCACGCCCAGGCAGGAGGTGAGGGCGAGTCCCGCGTACACCGTCCGGCCCAACTCGACCTCGGTGGAGCCGACTTCGGTCCAGTGCACGCCGTCCGGGGAGATGGCTCCGGTGCAGCGCCGCCCGGTGCGCCGCACCCGCACCCAGTACGGCGCCCGCAGCCGGTAGCCGTCACCCGCGCCCTCCACGTACGGCGCATCCAGCGGGGTCGCCGACTCCGGCAGGGCGCCGAGGTCGGAGATCGGGAACGACGCGCCGCTGGTGATCGCCCGCTGCTGCGACGGCGGCACGGGTGTGCTGCCGGTGCCGGTGACCGGCGCCCCCGACGACGCACGGACGGTCCACACCCCGCTCCAGGTGTGCAGGGGCAGCCCCTGGATCAGCATCGACGCGTGCGGGGCGTCCGCGTCGAGGGAGCCGCGGAGGGTGACGCCGGTCTTGGCGTACTGCGAGCTGAGCGGCCAGACGATCCGCGCGGTGACCGTGCCGTCGCCGCGCAGCGGAAGGTGCGCCAGCCGGCAGGTGTCCGCGGTACCGCTCGCCTCCAGTACGAAGCGTTCGCCGTCGAAGGCCGCCGATCCCGGGACGCGTACGGCGCCCACGTCCCGTGTCGACCAGGGCGCCGGCAGGCCGGTGGTCGCCGCCATCCACCCCGAACTGCCGCTTTCCTCCTGCGAGTCGACGGCGACGACCGTGTAGTAGTACGTGCGGCCCGCCCTGACGTCTCGGTCCGTGTAGGTCACGGTTTTGATCGCGGACGCGATGCGCCGGTACGGCCCCTCGGGTCCGGTCGCGCGCCGGACCGTGTAGCCGGTCGCCCACGCGGACGGCAGCCAGGACACGGTGACGCTGTCGTGGTCGCCGACGGCGGTCAGCCCGGTGGGGGCGGCGGGCGCCGCGGGTGCGGCCCGCGCGCCCGCGTAGGCCAGGGTCCCCCAGCTCGGCAGGTCGTCGTTGGCGCCTTCCACGACACGGGTTCCGCCGGTGCCCCGGAAGAGGACGTCTCTCGTGTACGGGGCGTCGAGGCCGCGTACGCTCGCGTAGTGCGCGTACGCCATGTCGTAGATCGGCGGGAAGCTGCCGCGGGACTTCTCCGAGACGGCCGTCTTGAGGTACTTGCCGGTGCGGTCGAGGTCGGGGGTGAAGGGGACGTCGCCGCCGAGGTTGTAGCGGGCGGCGTACTCGACGTTCGCTAGCAACCGGTTGCCGTCGAAGCCGTACAGGTCGACGCCCTGGTTCCAGGCGACCTGGGCGGCGTCGGCGAGCAGGCCGACGGCAAGTTGTTCGTGGCCCTGGTCGCGGCCGCTCTCCTGGCCCTGGCCCGCGTCGGTGACGATGCGGTGGCGGACGCCGCCGTTGCCCGCGCCGGCCGCGGCGAACCGCAGGGAGTCGTCGAAGAGCGTGCGTTCCTCGCAGAACACGCCGATGGCCAGGACGGTCTGAAGGGCCGTCAGGTCCCAGTTGCCGTTGGCGTAGAGCATGTAGCCGGACACCGCCGGGTACCACACGCGCAGGAAGGACTCCTCGCAGCGCGCGATGTCCTGATCGGGCCATCCGTCGTAGTCGCTGTGCCGCAGCAGCTCGGCCGCGTTGGCGAACTTGAAGCCCTGCAGTCCGGCGCCGAGCGGTCCGTCGGCCCCCGTGACAGCGGTGAGCGAGGCCGACCAGGCGTCGAGGATGTCCCGTGCCTTGTCCGCGTGGGCCCGGTTTCCGGTGACGCACCACATCAGGGCGTTCTGGTACGCGGCGGCGGAGTCCGCGACAGCCTGGTTCATGAAGTTGGCGGGACCGCGGCCCCAGGAGGTGATCTGTCCGGTGTTCTGGACGGTGTAGGTGTGCTGGGAGCGGGGGTGTGCGGCCAGCGCGGCGTGGCCGGCGGCGATCGGCTCGAGGCCTGCCGCCACCGCGGACCGCATCCGGTCCAGGTCCTCGCGGGAGTGGAGGAGGCCGGGATGTGTGAAGGCGTACGACGCCGCTCCGGTGGCCTGGGCCCGTGCAGGCGTGGCGGCGGTGGACAGCAGTCCGCCGCCGGCCGCGGCCACGAGCCCCGCGGTGCCGAGGAAGGAGCGTCGGCTCAGTCGGCTGAGGGGAAGCACGGCTGACTCCTCGTCACGCGTTGCGCACGGTGAGCTTGATGGACTTGGTCGCCGTGCCCACGGAGTTCGTGGCCGAGACGGTGACCGTGTGGGTGCCGGGCGCCTTCGGGGTTCCGGAGATCAATCCGGTCTCCTTGTCGACGGCCAGGCCCTTCGGCAGACCCTCGGCGTCGAACGACGTCGGCAGCGCGGTCGCGGTGACGAGGTGGTTGAAGGCGCGCTTCCTGGTGGCGGTGGCCTCGCCCGCGCTGGTGATCTCCGGGGCCACCGTCGAGGCTGCCGTCGCCCCGTCCAGGAAGCGGAGGTTCCGCACGTGTTCGTTGGCGAACATCGGCACCATGTCCGTGGTGAGGAACCAGCC from Streptomyces sp. NBC_00878 harbors:
- a CDS encoding alginate lyase family protein, encoding MLPLSRLSRRSFLGTAGLVAAAGGGLLSTAATPARAQATGAASYAFTHPGLLHSREDLDRMRSAVAAGLEPIAAGHAALAAHPRSQHTYTVQNTGQITSWGRGPANFMNQAVADSAAAYQNALMWCVTGNRAHADKARDILDAWSASLTAVTGADGPLGAGLQGFKFANAAELLRHSDYDGWPDQDIARCEESFLRVWYPAVSGYMLYANGNWDLTALQTVLAIGVFCEERTLFDDSLRFAAAGAGNGGVRHRIVTDAGQGQESGRDQGHEQLAVGLLADAAQVAWNQGVDLYGFDGNRLLANVEYAARYNLGGDVPFTPDLDRTGKYLKTAVSEKSRGSFPPIYDMAYAHYASVRGLDAPYTRDVLFRGTGGTRVVEGANDDLPSWGTLAYAGARAAPAAPAAPTGLTAVGDHDSVTVSWLPSAWATGYTVRRATGPEGPYRRIASAIKTVTYTDRDVRAGRTYYYTVVAVDSQEESGSSGWMAATTGLPAPWSTRDVGAVRVPGSAAFDGERFVLEASGTADTCRLAHLPLRGDGTVTARIVWPLSSQYAKTGVTLRGSLDADAPHASMLIQGLPLHTWSGVWTVRASSGAPVTGTGSTPVPPSQQRAITSGASFPISDLGALPESATPLDAPYVEGAGDGYRLRAPYWVRVRRTGRRCTGAISPDGVHWTEVGSTEVELGRTVYAGLALTSCLGVAEEYAETGTGAFDNVSVTSSTGVVWSVPRPVRRATDLRAAGGSDAVELAWTDPDLSARYTVLRAARAAGPYTRIAADVGAVGFGTRLRYADATGAPGTTYHYAVAKTNIRGSGPRSASAEARMPTPSVPELVSSAVVHANRGVPFRHLLRASHEPVRFSARGLPDGLGVDRRTGLVSGTPDRTGEFTVTAAAGNASGTGTGTFAITVGMPPAAPWSYGDLGDVVLDERDLGTYGVVSVRTSGITSVDGGTFVVRGAGADLTVNNQGMTGQFVRCPVTGDCEVTARLVSRDGATSADRVGLLMAKSLSPFDQAAGAIVTGGTTAQLMLRRTVAGASAFTGGANVTLPTLLRLKRTGTAFSAAVSTDDGVTWTSLAEGEIPGFGDAPYYVGLVVCSRSQLVRCTSEFDEVSITPT